The genomic DNA AAGCTCCCTTACCCACGCCTGAACGGCGTGCTCAAGCCTGAACTGTTCCCCGGCCGCGGCTGAGGCTCAGTAACGCATGCAGCCCACCTGCCAGCAGCAACGCCGGCAGGGTAGCGCCCAACTCAGGCGCTTGCGCAGCGATGCTGTGATAGACCACCACGCCCACAGCCCAGGCCAGCAGCGCCTGCCAGTGCAAACCATCAATTTGTGCTGGAAGGCGGCGGCGGCGGATCACGAAGTGGTCCGTCAGCACCACACCGAACAGCGGCGCGAACACCGAGCCGATCAGCAGCAGGAAGTTTTCGTACTGGGCCAGCGGCGCCAGCAGGGCAATCAGGGTGCATAGCACACCGATGCCCAACGCCAGGTACTCGACCTTCAGGCGTACCAGCAGACCGGTCGATACCGCAGCCGAGTGGATATCGGCGAAGGCCTTCTCCGACTCGTCCAGCAAAATCAGCAGCAACGGAATGCCCAGCCCGGCACCGGCCAGGGCCAGCAGCAGCGCATTGACTTCACCGCTCGGCGCAAAGGCAAGAGTGTAGGCCACGCCAAGGCTCATCAGCCAGGTATTGCCGATGAAGTAACCGAGCACGGTCCCGCCGAACACTCGCCTCGCGCTGCGGGCAAAACGTGAGTAGTCAGCGATCAACGGCAACCAGGACAGCGGCATGGCGATGACGATGTCGAAGCCCACAGCCAGCGACATCGACCCATCTCCGCTGCGCTGCCACAGCTCGCCCAGGTCCGCCTTGGCGAACAGGTTCCAGGTCAGCCACAGGCAAGCGCCCAACAACAGCCAGATCCCCCATTTGCGCAGTACCTTGCGCACGAATGCCAGCGGCCCGCTGACAGCGAGCAGCGTGGCCAAGCCACCGAAGCAGAGAGTCCAGAACATCGGGCTGTTCCACAGGCTGCCTTCACCGAAGGTGCGCGCGCCAAGCAGGCTGGCGGCGTCACGCATGACAATGATTTCGAACGCGCCCCAACCGACCAGTTGCAGCAGGTTGAGCAGCGCCGGCAGGCGCGCGCCGTGGCTGCCCAGGCTCAGGCGCAGGGTGGCCATGGCGCAAAGGCCCGTGTCGCTGCCAATCACGCCTGCCGCCCCAAGCAGCAGCACGCCCACGCCGGTGCCCAAGGCGATGGCCAGCACCGCGCCGGCCAGGCCCAGGCCGGGAGCGAGCATCGCGCCCACCTGCAGGACCATCAGGCCGATGCCGAGGGAAAACCAGAGCGAGAACAGGTCGCGACCACCGAACGGGCGTTGGCTGGTGGGGACCGGGTGGTCGGGGGAAAAATGGCTGGGAGTTGTCATTGTTGTTACTCGACAAAAGAAAACAAATCGACACGGTCGTTGCAGGAGCGGCGCACCGGCAAGGCCGCTCCTGCAACAGATCAGCGCTGCGGCTTACACCTTGTGGTACAGCTGGCTGCCTTCCTGGCGGAACCGTTCGGCCTGCTCGCGCATCCCCTCCTCAACCGATACATCCACCGCATCGATGCGCAGGTTGGCGGCGTATTCCCGTACTTCCTGGGTGATTTTCATCGAGCAGAACTTCGGCCCGCACATCGAGCAGAAGTGCGCGACCTTGGCCGATTCCTTCGGCAGGGTTTCGTCGTGGAAGGCACGCGCGGTGTCAGGGTCCAGGCCCAGGTTGAACTGGTCCTCCCAGCGGAACTCGAAACGCGCCTTGGACAGGGCATTGTCACGGATCTGCGCGCCCGGGTGGCCTTTGGCAAGGTCGGCAGCATGCGCGGCGATCTTGTAAGTGATGATGCCGGTCTTGACGTCATCCTTGTTCGGCAGGCCCAGGTGCTCCTTGGGGGTGACGTAGCACAGCATGGCGCAGCCGAACCAGCCGATCATGGCCGCGCCGATGCCCGAGGTGATGTGGTCGTAACCAGGCGCAATGTCGGTGGTCAGAGGGCCGAGGGTGTAGAACGGCGCTTCGTCGCAGCATTCCAGCTGCTTGTCCATGTTCTCCTTGATCAGTTGCATCGGCACATGGCCAGGGCCTTCGATCATGCACTGCACGTCGTGCTTCCAGGCGATCTTGGTCAGTTCGCCAAGTGTTTCCAGCTCACCGAACTGCGCCGCGTCGTTGGCATCTGCAATCGAGCCTGGGCGCAGGCCGTCACCGAGAGAGAAGCTCACGTCGTAGGCCTTCATGATTTCGCAGATCTCATCGAAATGCGTGTACAGGAAGTTCTCCTG from Pseudomonas putida includes the following:
- the cytX gene encoding putative hydroxymethylpyrimidine transporter CytX, giving the protein MTTPSHFSPDHPVPTSQRPFGGRDLFSLWFSLGIGLMVLQVGAMLAPGLGLAGAVLAIALGTGVGVLLLGAAGVIGSDTGLCAMATLRLSLGSHGARLPALLNLLQLVGWGAFEIIVMRDAASLLGARTFGEGSLWNSPMFWTLCFGGLATLLAVSGPLAFVRKVLRKWGIWLLLGACLWLTWNLFAKADLGELWQRSGDGSMSLAVGFDIVIAMPLSWLPLIADYSRFARSARRVFGGTVLGYFIGNTWLMSLGVAYTLAFAPSGEVNALLLALAGAGLGIPLLLILLDESEKAFADIHSAAVSTGLLVRLKVEYLALGIGVLCTLIALLAPLAQYENFLLLIGSVFAPLFGVVLTDHFVIRRRRLPAQIDGLHWQALLAWAVGVVVYHSIAAQAPELGATLPALLLAGGLHALLSLSRGRGTVQA